The following are from one region of the Hemitrygon akajei chromosome 31, sHemAka1.3, whole genome shotgun sequence genome:
- the mief1 gene encoding mitochondrial dynamics protein MID51, protein MAGMGEGKNKKGDNGVGNAIDFVLSNARLVLGVGGAAMLGIATLAVKRMYDRAISAPSSPSKMDLRSAKQSWEEPSWIGSSPRLLSRDMKGNISRSLQTLPTSCEADASKGASPSRKTQMDLKKARLRLSMQDKLFAYYRKHVVIPGAEVSRAKQAALDICAELRNFIHTKLPDMPLRDMYLSGSLYDDLQVITADHVQLMVPLVLERNLWATVPGEETIMNIPGFWLVRRENLEYFPRNSSYWDRCIVGGYLSPKVVTENFDKVLSGTINWPAIGSVLDLIIRPVVPSETLTLEVQYDTSKKLFIDFLPLIVMEDTMLIAKPHRNGRYDNMWRQSFRTAETAKLRALDERDGGCRCCCLKILKAICKSNAILNKLTASQLTNVILYGCGKESDWASETLADKFLLVLKELISYLEQGFLPCSLDTKVNLFLEFTEEEIDELGYMLYSSLSEPETLLNT, encoded by the exons ATGGCTGGTATGGGAGAAGGGAAAAACAAGAAAGGAGACAATGGAGTAGGGAATGCCATTGACTTTGTCCTCTCAAATGCCCGGCTGGTGTTAGGTGTTGGTGGTGCTGCGATGTTGGGCATTGCAACATTGGCAGTAAAGAGG ATGTACGACCGAGCAATCAGTGCCCCCAGTAGCCCCAGCAAAATGGATTTGAGATCAGCAAAGCAAAGCTGGGAGGAGCCCAGCTGGATTGGGTCATCACCCCGCTTATTGAGCAGGGACATGAAAGGCAACATCAGCAGGTCCCTACAGACACTCCCCACCAGCTGTGAAGCAG ATGCTTCCAAGGGTGCTAGTCCTAGTAGGAAGACCCAAATGGATCTGAAGAAAGCCAGGCTTCGGTTGTCCATGCAGGACAAGCTCTTTGCATATTACCGTAAGCACGTCGTTATCCCGGGTGCGGAAGTGAGCCGAGCCAAACAGGCTGCATTGGATATCTGTGCAGAGCTGAGGAACTTCATCCACACCAAGCTTCCTGACATGCCTCTCCGGGATATGTACCTCAGTGGCAGTCTGTATGATGACCTACAG GTCATCACTGCCGATCACGTTCAGCTGATGGTACCCTTGGTCCTAGAAAGGAACCTCTGGGCTACAGTTCCAGGTGAGGAGACCATTATGAACATCCCTGGATTCTGGCTGGTCCGCAGGGAAAACCTGGAATACTTTCCCCGCAACAGCAGCTACTGGGACCGCTGCATTGTTGGTGGTTACCTGTCACCTAAAGTAGTGACTGAAAATTTTGATAAAGTCTTGTCAGGGACCATCAACTGGCCAGCTATCGGGAGTGTCCTGGACCTCATCATTCGGCCAGTGGTTCCGTCAGAAACATTGACTTTGGAAGTTCAGTACGACACGAGTAAAAAATTATTTATTGACTTCCTACCACTGATCGTGATGGAGGACACCATGCTGATTGCCAAACCACACCGCAATGGACGGTATGACAACATGTGGCGGCAAAGCTTCAGAACTGCTGAAACCGCCAAGCTTCGTGCCCTGGACGAGAGGGACGGAGGCTGTCGCTGCTGCTGCCTCAAGATACTGAAGGCCATCTGCAAGTCCAATGCCATCCTCAACAAGTTGACGGCTAGTCAGCTGACCAACGTGATCCTGTATGGTTGCGGAAAGGAATCGGACTGGGCTTCAGAGACACTGGCTGATAAATTCCTGCTGGTACTTAAAGAATTAATAAGCTACTTGGAGCAAGGCTTCTTACCATGCAGTTTAGATACCAAAGTGAACCTGTTTTTGGAATTTACGGAAGAGGAGATTGATGAGTTGGGATACATGCTGTACTCTTCCTTATCTGAACCAGAAACTCTGTTAAATACTTGA